One Syntrophorhabdus sp. DNA window includes the following coding sequences:
- a CDS encoding YjbQ family protein, translated as MRSYRKELWFNVPARRGFVNITPQVEECLRESGVMEGLVLVNAMHITASVFINDDESGLHHDFDVWLEKLAPHEPVSGYRHNVGEDNADGHLKRQIMGREVVVAITEGRLDFGPWEQIFYGEFDGRRRKRVLVKIIGE; from the coding sequence ATGAGAAGCTACAGGAAAGAGCTCTGGTTCAATGTGCCCGCACGGCGGGGGTTTGTGAATATTACGCCGCAGGTGGAGGAGTGCCTGCGCGAGAGCGGGGTCATGGAGGGCCTCGTCCTCGTGAACGCCATGCATATCACGGCGTCGGTCTTCATCAACGATGACGAGTCGGGCCTTCACCATGACTTCGATGTGTGGCTCGAGAAGCTCGCTCCCCACGAGCCGGTCTCGGGGTACAGGCACAACGTCGGCGAGGACAACGCCGACGGGCACTTAAAGCGGCAGATCATGGGCAGGGAGGTGGTCGTGGCCATAACGGAAGGCCGCCTCGACTTCGGCCCCTGGGAGCAGATATTCTACGGCGAATTCGACGGTCGCAGGAGAAAACGGGTGCTTGTCAAGATCATAGGGGAGTAG
- the carB gene encoding carbamoyl-phosphate synthase large subunit, producing MKKPPKIKGIDKVLIIGSGPIIIGQACEFDYSGTQACKALRAAGYKIVLVNSNPATIMTDPGMADHTYVEPLTIDVIEKIIEKEKPQGLLPNLGGQTGLNLAAELSRRGILEKHGVRIIGVQADAIERGEDRDEFKKTMKKLNIPMPESALAYSVEEALEIADKLGYPIVIRPAYTMGGTGGGIAFNKEELRTIASRGISASLIGQILIEEAVVGWEELELEVVRDADNRMITVCFIENIDPMGVHTGDSFCSAPMLTISEEVQKRLQDYSYRIVEAIEVIGGTNIQFAHDPDTGRIVVIEINPRTSRSSALASKATGFPIAFISAKLAGGYTLKDIPYYRGKGLDEYVPSGDYVVIKFARWAFEKFSEAEDRLGTQMKAVGEAMSIGKTYKEAFQKAIRSLETKRYGLGFAKNFNQLPLDDLMRMLNEPSSERQFIMYEALRKGASIDELHEKTKIKRWFIEQMKGILDLEEEILRHKGGALPDAILVKAKEDGFSDRYLSFLLNVPETDIRKRRQALGKNETWCRVPVSGADAAYYYSTYNAPDEVAVSDRRKVMILGGGPNRIGQGIEFDYTCVHAAFTLRDEGYESIMVNCNPETVSTDYDTSDKLYFEPLTVEDVLSIYEKEKPIGAIVQFGGQTPLNLARQLEDAGVNVLGTSPESIDIAEDRKRFSQIIKKIGIPQPESGTAVILEEALEVAHGIGYPLMVRPSYVLGGRGMEVVYDDEMLKAYVNAAVDISPGRPILIDKFLENAVEVEADAISDGVDAFVPSIMEHIELAGVHSGDSACAIPPRTLSEEHIATINEYTKKLAIALKVVGLMNIQYAIANDKVYILEANPRASRTVPLVSKVTGVQMARVATQLMLGKKLRDMGLTQKTYPHVGVKEAVFPFNMFPEVDPTLGPEMKSTGEVLGMAGSFGLAFAKSQEAAGQRLPQSGNVLITVVDRDKGDIVDVAKQLVKLGFTIVATEGTHRFLTEKGVKSTQIKKVHEGRPNIVDAIHNKEIHLVINTPSGKNSKYDDSYIRKTAIKYKIPYITTTAAAKATAEGIKASVAKKGEIKVRSLQSYHRAIK from the coding sequence ATGAAAAAACCTCCCAAGATCAAAGGCATCGACAAGGTCCTCATCATAGGCTCCGGTCCCATCATCATCGGGCAGGCGTGCGAGTTCGACTACTCCGGCACCCAGGCCTGCAAGGCCTTGAGGGCCGCCGGGTATAAGATAGTCCTCGTGAATTCCAACCCCGCGACGATCATGACCGACCCCGGGATGGCGGACCACACGTACGTGGAACCCCTCACCATCGACGTCATAGAAAAGATCATAGAAAAGGAGAAACCCCAGGGGCTCCTCCCCAACCTGGGAGGGCAGACGGGCCTCAACCTTGCCGCGGAGCTGTCCCGCAGGGGGATACTCGAGAAACACGGGGTCCGTATCATAGGGGTCCAGGCCGACGCGATCGAGCGCGGCGAGGACCGCGACGAGTTCAAGAAGACCATGAAAAAGCTCAATATTCCCATGCCCGAGAGCGCGCTGGCCTATTCCGTGGAAGAGGCCCTCGAGATCGCGGACAAGCTGGGATATCCCATCGTCATCCGTCCCGCGTATACCATGGGGGGTACCGGAGGGGGCATAGCTTTCAACAAGGAAGAGTTGCGGACAATAGCGAGCCGGGGCATCTCGGCAAGCCTCATCGGGCAGATCCTCATCGAAGAGGCCGTGGTGGGCTGGGAAGAGCTGGAGCTCGAGGTCGTCCGCGACGCGGACAACAGGATGATCACCGTCTGCTTCATCGAGAACATCGATCCCATGGGCGTTCACACGGGCGACTCATTCTGCTCTGCGCCGATGCTCACCATCTCTGAAGAGGTCCAGAAGAGACTTCAGGATTATTCCTACCGCATCGTGGAAGCCATAGAGGTCATCGGGGGTACCAATATACAGTTCGCGCACGATCCGGACACGGGCCGCATCGTTGTCATAGAGATCAATCCCAGAACGTCCCGCTCGTCGGCCCTTGCGTCAAAGGCGACAGGCTTCCCCATCGCCTTCATCTCGGCGAAGCTGGCTGGCGGCTACACCCTGAAGGACATTCCCTACTACCGCGGGAAGGGGCTCGACGAGTATGTTCCCTCGGGAGACTACGTGGTCATCAAGTTCGCCCGGTGGGCCTTCGAGAAGTTCAGCGAGGCCGAGGACAGGTTGGGCACCCAGATGAAGGCTGTGGGCGAGGCGATGAGCATCGGCAAGACGTACAAGGAAGCCTTTCAGAAGGCGATCCGTTCCCTGGAGACAAAGCGATACGGACTTGGTTTTGCGAAGAATTTCAACCAATTGCCTCTCGACGACCTCATGCGCATGCTCAATGAGCCCTCCTCTGAACGGCAGTTCATCATGTACGAGGCCCTTCGCAAGGGTGCCTCCATCGACGAGCTTCACGAGAAGACGAAGATCAAACGGTGGTTCATAGAACAGATGAAGGGGATACTTGACCTCGAGGAGGAGATCCTCCGCCACAAGGGAGGGGCGCTCCCCGATGCCATCCTCGTCAAGGCGAAAGAGGACGGCTTCTCCGACAGGTATCTCTCGTTCCTCCTCAACGTCCCGGAAACGGATATCAGGAAGAGGCGGCAGGCCCTCGGCAAGAATGAGACATGGTGCCGGGTGCCTGTCAGCGGCGCCGATGCGGCATACTATTACTCGACCTATAACGCCCCCGACGAAGTGGCGGTGAGCGACCGCAGGAAGGTGATGATCCTCGGCGGCGGCCCGAACCGCATCGGCCAGGGCATCGAGTTCGATTACACCTGCGTCCATGCCGCCTTCACCCTGCGCGACGAGGGATACGAATCCATCATGGTCAACTGCAACCCCGAGACGGTCTCCACCGACTACGACACCTCGGACAAACTCTACTTCGAGCCCCTCACGGTGGAAGACGTCCTGAGCATCTACGAGAAGGAAAAACCCATCGGCGCCATCGTGCAGTTCGGCGGGCAGACCCCGCTCAACCTGGCACGGCAGCTCGAAGACGCCGGTGTGAACGTCCTTGGGACGTCCCCGGAGAGCATCGATATAGCTGAAGACCGCAAGCGGTTCAGCCAGATCATAAAGAAAATAGGCATCCCCCAGCCTGAGAGCGGCACGGCCGTCATTCTCGAAGAGGCGCTGGAGGTTGCGCACGGGATCGGTTATCCCCTCATGGTGCGCCCCTCTTATGTCCTCGGCGGACGGGGCATGGAGGTCGTCTACGATGACGAGATGCTCAAGGCCTACGTGAACGCCGCCGTGGATATCTCGCCCGGCAGACCCATACTCATCGACAAGTTCCTGGAGAATGCCGTGGAGGTCGAGGCGGACGCCATCTCCGACGGCGTTGACGCCTTTGTCCCCTCCATCATGGAACACATCGAGCTAGCCGGGGTCCACTCCGGAGACAGCGCCTGCGCCATACCCCCCAGAACGCTGTCGGAAGAACACATCGCCACTATCAATGAATACACGAAGAAGCTCGCCATCGCGCTCAAGGTCGTGGGTCTCATGAACATCCAGTACGCCATCGCCAATGACAAGGTCTATATCCTCGAGGCGAACCCCCGGGCGTCACGGACGGTCCCTCTCGTCTCCAAGGTGACGGGCGTGCAGATGGCCCGCGTAGCGACGCAGCTCATGCTGGGCAAGAAGCTCAGGGACATGGGCCTCACGCAGAAGACATATCCCCATGTGGGTGTCAAGGAGGCCGTTTTCCCCTTTAACATGTTCCCCGAGGTCGACCCGACCCTCGGCCCGGAGATGAAGTCCACCGGCGAGGTCCTGGGCATGGCAGGCTCTTTCGGGCTGGCCTTCGCGAAATCCCAGGAGGCGGCCGGTCAGAGGCTCCCCCAATCGGGCAACGTCCTTATCACCGTTGTGGACCGCGACAAAGGGGACATCGTGGACGTCGCGAAACAGCTCGTCAAGCTGGGGTTCACCATCGTCGCCACCGAGGGGACGCACCGGTTCCTCACCGAAAAGGGCGTGAAAAGTACCCAGATCAAGAAGGTGCATGAGGGCCGGCCCAACATCGTCGACGCCATCCACAACAAGGAGATCCATCTCGTCATCAACACGCCATCGGGCAAGAACAGCAAGTATGACGATTCCTACATCCGAAAGACGGCCATAAAGTACAAGATACCCTACATCACCACAACGGCCGCCGCGAAGGCAACCGCCGAGGGCATAAAGGCATCCGTGGCCAAAAAGGGTGAGATCAAGGTAAGATCACTCCAGTCCTACCACAGGGCGATAAAGTAG